GGGGGCACACGAGCTATCTGAACTGAGGGATGAGTTTGATGAGTGGGTGGTGGGGTCTGTGTTGTatgtggtgggtggtggtgtggGGGTGGCTGAGGTGTAACTTTGGCGTTTGTTGGTTTTATTGTTAAtcttattatgattattattgttttcattattattattattgatattAATTGGGCTTTCGTTCAGTTCAACATTTTCCAAATCCGAGTCCAGCTCGGTGTGATTTTTATGGTCTGAGGTCGGTTTTTGGTACACGGTtatcaaatataaaaaaagaagaaaagaaataGACACGGTGAGAGTGCGAACATTATGTTGTGAGTGTGTTTATAAATCTGATTCGATCCGATTTCATCGGCCTGATTGATCGACTGATCGACTGATGGGTTAAACGATCAAGCAAAGCTATGTACAATTAAATGGCGCATGAGATATCGAAAATGGATGCTCGCTTGCAAAATGGTGTGTTGGTTTCTTCATGCAATCCAAACAGTGTTCTTTCCATTTAATTATAAGTATTCATATATGTGCATTACTTATCCATTATTGTCagaattaatatattaaactCAAAGGGGATTAAGTCGAACTCTTGACTGAACACCATTCAGCAAAAATTAAGGTGAAATCTCTCAAAAAGGATTCTGTTTTCTGATGCGATATTGCATATGCATATGTCTGGGAATGATTTTAGTAATGCTGGATGGTGGGTGAGTATATATACAGCCATGATATAACTTTATAATAAATGTATGACTTTGATTGTGATTTCGGATTTTTGCTATCCCCTAATCTCCTGCTCCTTGGTGGGGGTTTCAATTCTGGCACAACATTACTTACCGGCATTTTCAGGTGTTGTCATTGCTTGAAGAATCTTAAAAGATCGACTGGGGATAGCGCTTCCTGTGTACTTTTTGGGTTCCGGAACTTGTTGTTCACTAGGCGGCacatattgtttttgttgttggggtgtatctaataaatattatttaaaaatagacttcgtttatatatttttaaactatttctaGCCATACCATAACGTTGTTGTGTGAATCGATTCTGGGCAGAGACTCCATTACCTGAAATAAAATCAACACATGTAGAAGCTGAAAAAACCCAccttaatatataaaaatcaacTAAAAATTAACTGTTTTTATAATTAGTTTTCTACTAAGTAGTGCTgcataattttgatttgaacTAAAATGGCACCCAACCTTAGGACATACACAGGAAGCTGATTAGTTTCTATCAACCGAAAGAATTTGTGGCTCAAAGCTGTTTTAGGTATTAGTAATAGACTAAGGACCCAAAGACACTCCCAGGGGACTACGCACTCTTTACCTTACCCACCGCTGGATGAATATGAGGGATCTGGAAATGGGGGACAACCTATGGGGAGGGAGGGAGCTACCTATCGAATCTCACCTTGCGGGGACCAAGCTAGTGGCGTACCCGACTGATACTGCTGCTGATCCTGGGCGATCTGGAGGCGCCTCATCTGCTCGATGGTGGGACTATTCCTAGCCTGTTGGGCGCTCATCTGGCGGGCGAACTGTGGCCGCTGCAACTCCGCCTCCTGGGGCGTTTGTTGcgtctgctgttgctgctggggaTGCGTTTCATCGCTGCCATCGTCCACGGTGTCGGTTATCTTTTGCAAAATTCTAAACGATTTCGATTGGATGGGTGGTGAACGTGGATCGCTGCAAGTAGATATAGCCATGTGTTAGGTTAGGTTGTTGGTTAGCATGCCATCGAAAATGTCTGAAGTCAACCAAATTACAACAATTTTTGGCGAACGAAACGATTGGGTTAAGTGTTATGATCAGTTTGGATACGAACTGTAGAGAAACCAAATTTTTGTATCTAAATTTTGCATTAATGTACGAATTTGTACTTTGAGCTGAGATGCACTTGATGTGGATGATATTGATAATGAGGATGATGGTGAGTCACATAATTACACTACAATTATTCACATTACGAAAAATCCCTGAAGAAAATCGCTTAAGCTTTTTAAGATATCTTTTAAGCATCTTTTAAATGGagctatattttaaaatattttccctaTTATATTTCAATCTTTTCCCAATTAGaatcaattatttattatctAAATGTAGTTTATATTGGGTTTAAGTTTTAAACTGggcttaaatacaaattttgaattaaataaagttttgagGAAAGCAAATTCTTGTAATAAAGCCACTTGAGTAGCCATTATATTTTAGATCAACTTTGGTAATGAAATAAGCCTTGTTTTCTTATtaaatatccaaaaaaaaagtataagaaAATCTTATACAGAAAGTCTTAAAGTTAAAAGGAGAGGGATCCTAAACATTCTCTTGAATTCTTTATATAACTTTTAAGCCCCGAACCTTTCCCTTATGATATATAGTATAGATTCTATACCCTAACCGGAATACTATTTTCTGCTccattttaagatttaaattcATAGTTCCAATTGAATGACATTAATGTTAGGGTTATTTTGCTGGCGACAGTGCTCTCGTAATACCTGAGACGATTCTTTCTGTAGAGTATCTCCGCCTCGAGCGGACACTGGTGCACATACAAATTGTAATTGCCACTAAATAGTCGTTGGTTTAGTTGGTCAGAGAAAAGCACAAAATTAAGACGCATTAGTGCTGGCCAGGATTAGTGTTGTTTTGGGCAAAGCACAAAAATATCAACAAACGGACAGACCTATCCGTTGCGGGCTACTTACTTTTGGAGTAGCACTGGCGACTGGGAGACCGGACCTCCGCGTCCTCCCTCGATGGCGATCGGAATTATCCTGGTTGCGTTGCCATTGGTGCTGGCACTCACCGGCTGCTGGCTGGGCGACAGGACGCGCTGGGAACTTGGTTCCCGCCACTGCCCTGCGGGGGGAGCTGCATAATTGTTGTAACCTTGATCGACAAATTGATTAGCTGAGCGAATTATGTGACCTGCAGGCGCTTTCGTAGGAGAGAAAGAGTGTACATAGACACACGGTAATATAGAGAACTCGGAGTAGGGGTTATACAACTGGACAGAGAGCTGGGACTACGGGATGTTTGGGGAGGGGTAAGACATTCCTGGGGAGCGGCAGGTGCGAAGGAGTGGgagtggtttttaaattttgtgggTGGGTATACAACTAATGGGTTTAGTCACAAACATCTAGAGGTTTTTAGGAAAGCGCCAcaaataaaaagaacaaaacACATGTTAAAGGCTCTGGGGCTGGGAGGACTTACCACCGAAATTGGGCTGGGCTGCGGCATAGGTGGGGGTCTGCTCGAGAGTGATGGGTATGATACGTTCCtgaaaataatgaaactttaaataaaattaaagacaAAGTAATAAAATGGATAACCCACCCTTGGTGCACTTGGAttggcattgttgttgctgctgctgctgccattgGTGTTTAGATTGATCTGCAAACGCAATCCTCCTGGCTGAGGATTCGATCCGAAATTTTGCTGACTGATGATGGGAGCAGCTGCCACCGGAGATGGTCCATAGCCATTTCCTGTCTGAGGCTGCAACTGCGGCAGCTGGTAGAAAGAGGTCTGGCTCTGGGGCTGCGGTGGTGCCACTTGGGGCTGCGGCGCCGGCGTGGTCTGTCTGAGAGTGGAGGGCAGCACGTTGCCGTTCTCCTCGGGACGACCCAGGGCCCAGGGTGCCTGCTCCTTGCTGGCCGGCTGAGAGGTGAGCCACCTCAGAGGCTGGTTGGCTTGCGGCTGCTGTGACTGCTGTTGTTGTGGCAACTGCCGCATTGGCGAATCACGGGCacctggctgctgctgctgttgctgcaacaGAATTCGTTGAGCCTGCGGCTCTGTGGGTTGGGCCAAGGGAGCGATGTAAAGCGAGCCAACATTGGTCTAAAAAAGGTTAaaggtaaaaaataaatattttaatataataatggatttagtgtttatgattaaaattctctatttttctctctctctttcgcCACTGCCACTTGCCTCAAGTTCAAAATTCGTGTTTGGCCTTTACATTTTGCTAATTATAGCCACTATATACCACTGCACTTGGTTTTTGCGTTCAATGTTTAGTCTAAAATGTAAAGCCAACAATCTCTCTAGAAATTTTTGTCTAAAAATACCCCAAATACGGAAGCCTTTCCGTTCGAATTCTTCATTCACGCAATTATTTCCAAATTTTACAACTTTTTTTCGTTACTCGATTTGAATATTACTCATTCGTTGCTTGGCCAAtggtgcgtatgagtaataaaGTTAGAGGTCgaacaaaaatggaaattgcacaaaaataattacatatttggtaattttattttgttggcttttgaTTTTTACTCACAGGCTTTGCTGCTGCCGCATATTGGTTTTGGGTTTGAGTGCCAAAgttctgctgttgctgcagctgctgttgTTGGAAACTAGTTGCTCCGGTTTCAGTCCTAGCTGGGCTGAAAACATCGCGAGAtctctgttgctgttgctgcaggGCCTGAACATTGTTGTAGATGGGCTGGGGATGCGATTGcaattgctgttgctgctgcggctgttgCTGTGGGCCAGGCTGGGTGCGTTGTGTTCTCCAGGGCACAGATTGGGCGGCCTGTTGCTGTGGCGACTGCTGTGGTGGCACCTGGGCCAGTGGCGATATGGCTGCTGGTGGACGTTGCTGCGGCGACTGTTGCTGTGGTGGCACCTGAGCCAGTGGCGATATTGCTGGCGCCGGACGTTGCAGCGGcgactgttgctgctgggcaTACCGGAAGGGACTTTCTGTGGATCGCTGTTGCTGCTCGAAGGGCGATCGAGGACTCTCCGTTTGCCGAGTGTACACATTCACAGCCGGAGAAGTCGGCATAGCTACACTACGGAACTGTGATGGAAGCTGTTGCGGCTGCTGTTCCTGTTGTGGCAGTTCCGGCTGAGCCTGTGGCTGTGGCAGCTGCTGTGGCTGCtcctgctgttgttgctgttgtggcgGTGTTGGTGGTGGGGTTGGCTGTTCCTGCGGCATTGGTGGTGTCTTGGGAGAAGCCACCGGCGGCTGTTGCTGTGTAGTGGGTGTGTATGGGATATAGCTGTTGCCATTGTTACTTTCCACACTGGGAGCTGGTGCTGATCTGGGAGctgaatttaaaaacaaaaatattttattaacttCCCTGCCATGTCATGGATTttgtgatattttttattttagtgcTGTTAGTGGGAGATTGGTGAGCCAATTTGTGGGCCTTTGGATGTCTAATTAGTGGAATGGGTTTTTAGAAGAAGCAACCTCAACCGCTTAGTATTTGCTGGCGATGTATCATGAGTCGTATCGGGATCAGTAtatccaaaaccaaaaaccattagGGAAATGCCAGCCAAGTCCTCACCATCAACAACATCGGAGGgagtgttgctgctgctgttgccattgctgttgctgttgccattGGTGTAGCTGTCAGTTGGGGCAGCTGCCACCTCGGGCAGAGGGCTCTTGGAGCGGTCTTTGCAGTACTCGTCCTTCCAGAATGTGTTCTTCTCCACCGGAGGCGGAACTTTGCGCAGCGCAGCCATCGGGTTGGGCGGGATCTTGATCTCCGGCCGGAAGCCGAGTGGCGGCGGCTCGAAGCGCTGTGGAGTGGGCGACTTGCGGGCAGTCGCCGGAGAACCGGGTGCACTGAGACGCCCTGAGGGCGGCGCTAGTGTGCTGGGTTGTTgggggggtggtggtgggggtgCAGCCGCTGCAGCGGCGGACGTACCGTTCTTTCCCGTCTGTCCCAGGGGctgtggcggcggcggcgggggCAGCACCTGGAAGGGCATGCCCATGGCAGCGGCACCTATAGCGCTGGCCGCGCCTCCGCCCGGCGACTGCGGCTGGGCAGGTCTGTTCTGTTGGGAGGCGCCGGTCGCCCCCTCCGACTGGGCGTTGCGGGCCAGGCGCTTGGCCATTCGCTCGGACCGGATCTGGGAGAGATCAATGCCGCCGGGTGTGTAGGTGAACGGCTTCTTGTCTTTTGTCATCATAGCGTTCTGGACGCAGGCGGGGGCCTCGTAGCCTCCGTTTCCGGCTCCTCCACCTCCGCGCTGTCCATATCTGAGGTCATGAAATGGAAAACAGACATTTATATTTAGAAAAGCGTATATGTAATGTAACAATAtcataaaaatagaaatgatTTAAAGTCTATTATTGAATAGCTTGCCAAAATTTGGTTCAGTGTATCTATGCTAATCCAACTTCCATCTCCCCTTTGTTTGGGCTATTTAtcataatttttgttaaatcttTTTCTAATTTATTGTTTTGCGACCGTCCACTGGCAAAAAAAGCCCTCACTCGTGttgtttttcctttctttGGCTGCTGCTTGACTAATGAGTCGCTCATCGATAGTTCAACGAGCCaatgttttgattttttaacgATCAACGACCGACCAGCGATCAAGGGGGAAAGTGAGTCTCTGAAGCTGCTGGCAACGACCATCCATAGAAGGTGATACGACCGATGAAGTGCAAAATTTTGAAAGGTTGAAAGTGAGAAGTTATTGGGGTAAAGTTAGGCTCCATAAGAGTAAATTATTGAATTGGCTTTTTTTGTGCAAATTAAGCGACTTGATACGATTAAGTAATTGGCTCAAAAAACTACTTTCAACAAAGTATTCATTAAAAGTTGTAGTTAAGActttcattttaaaaaatataaataccgTGGAGGTAATACTACTATTTCAAAGTTAAGATTAAGACTTCCCAGACATCAAGATTTCGGTTCAGAGCTTTTCTTTGGACACTTTCACGCCCTCATTGGAGACATTTTTCCCGGCAGATGTCAAGTGATTTTCTCCTTataatttacttaatttaaatgCGATTTGCACCAACAATTTGCTAATTAAAAGCGAAAATCGAAGACGTTCGGTGACGTTCTCGTTTAAGTGGAGACTCCACAACCTGAGAGACGTCCACCAGCAGCCTGAAAGCCTGTTATGCTGAAAGAAAGTGATGGCTGGGAGTGGGTCTGGGACTGGACGTCGGGCTGTGGTTCGGGTTCTGAAAAGTTGTCAGGCCTGTTGCCTGCCGTCCATCAGCTTCATTAGTTTTTATATTCAGCTGGAAACTACTAGTACAGCCATACGTATATGCGAGTGCGTGGATGATTCGCCGGCAAGTGGGTCAGGCGAACAGGAACAGGTGATGTTCAGGTCTGTTCCATAAAGCTGACATACGGCTGCGGTCTCGCCAAACTTTATTCACCTCCAAGTCTGCGGTTGTCCTCTTGGGACAGATCTGCAACCGCAAATGCGAAGGCCAGGCACTTAGTGGCTGTATCTCGTATGTGGGAAAAATGATTGCAAAACTCACCCACAACAGCGACTTAATAAACTGGCTTACATGCAAATTGGAGCGCGTGCATCAAAGTCAAATGCAGGTGACGTAACTCTGCGGCTGCGGTTAACAGTcgcagaaaaaataatataaaaaaaatattcatatacgAGTATTTGAAACAAATCACATCATTAATTGTCTCCAAAAGGGGAGCGATCAAAGAAATGCTGTCAGCTCCTTTTAGATGGCGGGGGAAAAACTATGGAAAGATATTCCCGGGCAGGTTAGGACAGACATGACTATGTCTGTTGAACTTGCCATTGATTATGTGCGAATAAATAGCATCAACGGCTTCCATAATTGTCGAGGCGTGTCCAAAATTGTGAGGTCGTTCCGATCGGTTCGTTTATTGACTCGGTGGCTGTTTATATGGCAGGGTAGGAAATTCAATTTACACAACAGTTTTGTTAACTGTTTTCCCATTATTAAACGCTATCGAGCCTTATTGGGAACGGTTATGAAAGTTATTAAAGCCAGACAAGCCTAGAAAAGTGTCAGCTTAGGCTCTACAAAAGTTCCTGAAAAtgcaaatcttattttattttatttcattgttCTCAATTCCCTCTAGGTTACTTAAAAGAATCGTACTCATTGCtaaaattattctttaaaactaaaagatACACGCGTGTCGCCAGAAACTAAAAGCACAGATGTCCGCCGGTGACGTCAATGGCGGGGACGTGGCGTCAGTACTTGGCCTGGTACTTGGGGGATTCGGATATGAAATGGCTTCGGAGTACTTGACCACAAAACTAGACGGGACCACCAGCTGTTGGCCCGCTCTGACAGATTTGGCAATTAAAATGTCAGACCCCTATGTACGTGGAAGTAGGAAGCTTTGTTCTCAGTGCATAGgtaaactggctaaaatattTAGCATAGAATCATAATATGCCGTGACTAATTCCAAGGCACGTTTGACACAATTTCCTTGTCGCTATAATGAATCACAAGTAATTGCGACTTGCATTTAGTTGccttaaataaacattttcaaaataaatacatatattttcagAAATATAATTAGAGGATTTTATCGGCCAACAAATGggttgtatatttttttccaaaaataaatcaaaacatTAAGAAATGGCAGCTGTCCGTGCGTGCGGAGAAAACATGCAATGGCCAccaaaaaaatcacaaaaaatgaaatgatAGGAAAACATCTGGGAAATttacattttcactttttgtGGCTTGGTTTTGATTTGGCCATTCCACATGCAAATGAGCGTGCAAATAGCTATCAGCAGGTAACTGGCACAGACTAACAGCCGACTGCATCCGCAAGATACTGCAGATGTATCTGGAGAAACATTTTCAATGGCATTTTGTGGAAAGTGATGATCTGGTACTTATTTGTACTAAGGGGTGGCTAAATGCTTTTTTTATTCGAAAGCTATACTttcaatttataatttaaacttctatttcaatattatatagtctttctaaaaattatacatattcATAATCATAAGAAACAAGGTATATTAAAATCTAATTATCAAATTACTTATTTGAAGTTCTTAAATTATTgtagatttatatttttccaaaaccCTAAAATTCTTTGGTCCATTATACCCCTTGCATACCCTGTTGCCAAAGCCAACTGACTGCCTAGAATTTTCTGCAGCTGGTTGCGCATATTTCAAGATCAAGGGCAGGCAGCCAGCAGCTTCGAGGCAACAACAACCCAGCAGCCGAAGTAAGAACTTGAAAGCTGCCACATGCAACATGACATAATGATAGTCATTGTCCGCCCGAGCTGGTGTGTGCGATTCTGTGTGAGTGTGCCTATAAAtagctggagctggagagcTGGGGAGCTGGAGTACAGCTGGAGCTGGGTGTCCCGTTCCGTGCAGCAACCGCCCACATTCCTAGGTTGAGCTAATCTAGcgataaatatttacttaGAAATTTTTGCCCGTCTGTGCATTCTGGCTCTTTGTTGCTTTATAATTCAGGTCTGGGCTATTGCGCCTTCCTTATCATGGGAAGAGGCATATGGATAATGGTGTCTTGGCAGGTCATGGACTTACGACGACTCCAGGCAGTTGGTCTTGGCTTCCCCGTTAGTCACAGGATGCAGCTCCGGCAGCTGGAAGCCACGATCCTTGTGCACCATATAGGCGGGCAGTGTGTCGATAATGGCATTGGCCTTATCATTATAAGATCCGAGGAGTTCGCGGTACTTCGAGTAGACGACGCGTTTCAGTTGGGGATTGTTAGCGGATACGGTTACGGAACCGGGGGCGGAAGTTGCCGCAGATTGCATTGTTGAAGTGGCCATTTCTCTAATATTTCTCTTATAGAAGTTTTGTAAACTTtgttttatagttttcttttttagaaatttgCTTTAACTTCAATAACTTATTTTGAATCACTTTGGCATAGTATATATCTCAAAAAGTCTATAATATAGACTGTATATCATGGAATTAGTTCtattaatttctaaaaaaaaattataatattttcttcATAACATTTGTGCAAATCTTTGTTATCAAACACACCATATCAGCAAATATGAACTGAGTAAGCCAAAAACAAAGGGGCAATTTGTAATTCTCTATATGGGGTTGGAGCTACAATCGATTTACATTTGTCAGTAACCAGATAGCTATATTCACACAAAGGTGCCTGGAAGTCAAATAAGCAAACGGATCAGCCTATGAGGCAAATGACTCAACAATCGAAGGCAATTTAACCTTTTTTTGGTACAGGGCAGCCGGCAAACGCCGATGAGTCATAAATACTGAGAAGAATCAACGAAATTAGTGGAATCTTAATCGAAGAGGGGCATATAGTAAAAAAAAGATACCAGCTGTTTTTCTTCACACTGAGATACGCTCACgcatgtttattatttttaggaaTGAGCTCAATGGATTTTGTGAATTAAAAGCTATACTATCTGGGGGATATTCTATCTCCTAGTTGGCCTATAAgagaatatatattatttgatAAAATTTGACTTTAGTTTTCACTTCGTTATTGTTCACACACCACACTCGTTTCTAGTTAAAGCCACTCGCGCTGCGCAGAAAGTATCTCACGGTTACGttcgtatctgtatctgaaagCGCACTGGGCGACCGAACGCAGCAGAGTCTCGACGCGCATTGAAGTCGGGTTAGCTGGAGATTGGACTGACTGGACTGGCTGGactgcggctgcggctggaAACTGATTCGTGTGGTGTCGTGTCGGCAACTTGTTGCAGATACATTTTCGCATTGCCGCAAAAGGAAAACCGAGCTCTTGACAAACGTTCGGATGGCACGCGGTGGCCCGCGTCGTCCCGGTCTAGGTATCCACCAGATACCCCGCTCGGCCTGTAGAGCAATTTATACGTCTGTCAAACTGGCTCGATGCTGGCGACAAATTTCAGTCTAAACGCCAAATACTTTCGACGTTTTCGTTTATCTGTATCTGGGCATCAGTTCGGGTGTATCCGTGGATCTCTTATCGTGCGGCTAATTGTTTTCACTTTGCTGTCATGTCGTCTGCTTATTGCTATTGtagattttaattattaagccaaaaaaatacattcgGCGTTTATCTTCCACTTGAAGTTCTGGGTGATTTCTTTATCGAGCCTGCCCTGGGTTTTTGCTCTAATTAACACAACAAACCTTGTAGCAGAGTATCTGCGGAAATGTGGCCCACTAGCCTTGACTGACAAATAAATTGTTATCTTTCTGTCAGCCGTTTGCGACGTCTTGGGGCTCAGttaaataataattggcaAGAAAGCGTTAAAGAATTTTAAGCGCAGAATGACTGGGctaaaaacacattttcttttctttttttttccgatTTGTTCAAACTTAATAATTGTCCGGCCATAAAGAAGGGGAAAGTTGAAAGCTGATGGCAAATGTAACTGCAACTCATCGaaccaacaaaaaactaaaattgataaatttttttattttcttgcttATTGTATCTGGTTCCTATATTTATCACAAATTAGTAAGTAATACTCTCTGAACTGCTCTGCCTTTTCTTTTAAACTTAGAAGCATTTTCAAATTGCCTCCGAAGCTTATATTTTGTAGTAGAAAGCGGAAAGCAGAAGGCACTGGAGTTGAAAATATCCTAAAACTTTACTACGAAATTATGGTTTGAAGATGGACTTAAAAAGTAACCCAGTAATCCTGACCTGTGTATCCTCGCATGACAACCGGTTTGCCCACTTGGACCTGGAAGCTCTCTACGGCATCCCCCTGACCTGTCCCGTGGAGAAGTGCCAGGCCCAGATGTCGCCTCTCGAGATGCTCACCCACCTGCTGATGCGGCACCGTCCCCACGAGTCGATGATGGAGCTCAAGTCCAACTGGCCCACGCATTACGAGGTGGACCTGGACAAGCTGACTCCGGGCCGGAACCATGCCGTGGGCGTGATCGCCTACGGTGGCACTCCGAAAAGTGGACGCAGTTGTGCGGTGACGCCAGAGCTGCAGATCGTCCATAACATGCCCATCATCCTGATGTTGTACGTCAGCCCGCCGGCGACGGATATGCAGGAGGCCTACATCTTCTATCTGGTCAGCACGGTGGCCTCCAAGCGGGTCAGAGCCCACGTGTCCCTGCTGGACACCGAACATACCCAGGAGAAGATCGGCGTGCGCTGCCTGCGAAACTTTTTGGAAAGTCCACTGCAGAACAGCGAGTCGCTTTTATACTGCAACCTGGACTACCTCCTGTATTCGGCCACCGATATAGGGGAGCTGTGCCACTGCGCCAAGGATCGGCGCGTTTACGTAAAAATCGTGATTAAAGGCGAGCCCGACATGTTCGAGGTGGGTTACCCATTTGAGGAGGATAATAGACCCCCGGCAAACTCCCTGCCAAAGGTGACTCACTCGGATTGACAGACACATTAGAGCCAACTGCCGGTAATTGACGCACACACTTGAAACTCGAGTGGCTGTCAATAATATTCGATTTTTCATCTGTGTACTGTATACGAGTATATTGTACTGTCAGAAAATCAGTCCCCACTTttcattcaataattttttgttttggctggCGCGAAAGTGGGTCAGACGTGGATAGATAGATTTTCAGTGTGGTGTTTTTGTGGTTTAATGGTTTCTTTTCGGTGGTGCAGCCCATCAATCAAGAGGGCCATCTAATTAGTTAGCCACAGGCCCCACATTGTGGGAAATCTAAGAagaattttttcgtttttcggcAGAGAGTGTGGGATTTTTAATTATGTGTTAAATGCTTCTCGTCGCTTTTTCGAAAACAATTTTCCGTTTCATTTAATGAGAAATTATTGAGATACATTTTTGAGAGTTTATATAACTGAGTATTTTGATTAAAAGTCAAAAGAAATCCATCGCCAATTGGTCTAGCGTTTAGTCTAATAAATTAGACAAAACTATACTGGCTGTTAAATTCGCCAACAAACAACATAAATATATAGCATATCTTATATATACACATGGGTGCGATACTATTTATAAGTGGATTATAATTTTGCAAACATAAAACCCACGAAATTTATATGccattaaatacaaaaacactaaagtgATCTTTGAgggcaaaaaaaatgaaaacaaaaactaaagagataaactaataataaaaagtaCATATATTAAGCATCAACACGAGCACATGTGTAGGACTAAGAGGCCTCTTTTTTTGCTGAAATTGACCttgaaatgaaaaagaaaaaacggAGGGggaaaacttatttattttttgttccccCGGCAATCGCAATCAGGGAACCCATTCATCACTTTCTACGACTACTCGAGAGTTTGCAACCCGTTTTGCATTTGTCATTTGCCGGCTGCGTTGATTGCATGACGCGATCCCATCAGACGGAAAGCTGAGCCTGGCTGGGGGATTGGGATTAATCTGGCCTGGGTCAATGAAGTCCATGCCTCTGCCTCGTCCCCTGTCACTGCCCCTGCCACATCGCCCGCAACGCTTCCAGGTGAAAGTGAAACTCTGGTTCGACTTAAAGCCCGTTGCACAATCGATGGCGGCAATATTTCTTCTTCAGCTGATGGCGGGATACACACACAATATGCGCgtaaattttgtatattttttccaacccaaGCCGCATGTGGCAGCCCAACATTTATGGTCAGATAGGCAATCAAATCCCGCCAGCGCCTTTTTTCGATATTTTCCTCTTTCCTTAGAGCTCGAACTGGTGCTGGTTGAGAAATTgcattgattttgatttgtggtAATGAAAAGAGTAAAGCAACAAATTGGGATTTgtgaaacaaataaaaaatctcaTTAAAAACctcctaaaacaaaaaactttccGACATCATGGGCATAATGATTCATTGAATCTATATC
This region of Drosophila bipectinata strain 14024-0381.07 chromosome 2L, DbipHiC1v2, whole genome shotgun sequence genomic DNA includes:
- the LOC108131268 gene encoding fibrous sheath CABYR-binding protein isoform X9, with translation MATSTMQSAATSAPGSVTVSANNPQLKRVVYSKYRELLGSYNDKANAIIDTLPAYMVHKDRGFQLPELHPVTNGEAKTNCLESSYGQRGGGGAGNGGYEAPACVQNAMMTKDKKPFTYTPGGIDLSQIRSERMAKRLARNAQSEGATGASQQNRPAQPQSPGGGAASAIGAAAMGMPFQVLPPPPPPQPLGQTGKNGTSAAAAAAPPPPPPQQPSTLAPPSGRLSAPGSPATARKSPTPQRFEPPPLGFRPEIKIPPNPMAALRKVPPPVEKNTFWKDEYCKDRSKSPLPEVAAAPTDSYTNGNSNSNGNSSSNTPSDVVDAPRSAPAPSVESNNGNSYIPYTPTTQQQPPVASPKTPPMPQEQPTPPPTPPQQQQQQEQPQQLPQPQAQPELPQQEQQPQQLPSQFRSVAMPTSPAVNVYTRQTESPRSPFEQQQRSTESPFRYAQQQQSPLQRPAPAISPLAQVPPQQQSPQQRPPAAISPLAQVPPQQSPQQQAAQSVPWRTQRTQPGPQQQPQQQQQLQSHPQPIYNNVQALQQQQQRSRDVFSPARTETGATSFQQQQLQQQQNFGTQTQNQYAAAAKPTNVGSLYIAPLAQPTEPQAQRILLQQQQQQPGARDSPMRQLPQQQQSQQPQANQPLRWLTSQPASKEQAPWALGRPEENGNVLPSTLRQTTPAPQPQVAPPQPQSQTSFYQLPQLQPQTGNGYGPSPVAAAPIISQQNFGSNPQPGGLRLQINLNTNGSSSSNNNANPSAPRERIIPITLEQTPTYAAAQPNFGAPAGHIIRSANQFVDQGYNNYAAPPAGQWREPSSQRVLSPSQQPVSASTNGNATRIIPIAIEGGRGGPVSQSPVLLQK